A genomic segment from Tuwongella immobilis encodes:
- a CDS encoding aldose 1-epimerase, giving the protein MRYTSEILDRTAGGKASPVVVLRDSRGPQRVEVWLGHGFNTLRWQVADPTRSGLVDLLYVDPAWEETAVPTRSGFPILFPFPNRIRDGHWVHDGTPQQLPLNDSTHKNAIHGFSPRLPWRLLSLDQDVDEISVTGELARADVPDGESLWPVDFRILVTVTLSANRLTIASEITNPDTQPLPWGLGYHPYFRHPAQADGDLSRVTLQTAARSRWELVDSLPTGVTEAVTGKHDFQSPRLLADHHLDDLYGDLPNGRRNPKSGLFWRATLGHADAPGRLEMNTSPIFRELVLFTPPHRKAVAIEPYTCTTDAANLAAAGKDVGWQLLPPGGSNLNVVELIWEPNAAPMVPTAAS; this is encoded by the coding sequence ATGCGTTATACCAGCGAAATTCTCGATCGAACCGCCGGCGGCAAGGCATCGCCCGTGGTGGTGCTCCGCGATTCGCGCGGGCCGCAACGGGTGGAAGTCTGGCTGGGCCACGGATTCAATACGCTGCGATGGCAGGTGGCCGATCCCACCCGATCGGGACTGGTGGATCTGTTATATGTCGATCCCGCCTGGGAAGAAACCGCCGTCCCCACACGCAGCGGTTTTCCGATTCTCTTCCCGTTCCCCAATCGCATTCGGGATGGCCACTGGGTGCATGATGGCACCCCGCAACAACTGCCGTTGAATGATTCCACCCACAAAAACGCGATCCATGGCTTTTCGCCTCGGCTCCCCTGGCGGCTGCTCAGTCTGGATCAGGACGTGGATGAAATTTCCGTCACCGGCGAACTGGCCCGGGCCGATGTGCCCGATGGGGAATCGCTGTGGCCCGTCGATTTTCGCATTCTGGTGACAGTGACACTGTCCGCGAATCGGCTCACGATTGCCAGCGAAATCACCAACCCGGATACCCAACCGCTCCCCTGGGGGCTGGGCTATCATCCGTATTTCCGACACCCCGCGCAAGCCGATGGCGATCTCTCCCGCGTCACCCTGCAAACGGCAGCGCGGTCCCGTTGGGAACTGGTCGATAGTCTGCCCACTGGCGTGACCGAGGCCGTGACGGGGAAACACGATTTTCAATCGCCCCGATTGCTGGCCGATCATCACTTGGATGATCTGTATGGTGATCTTCCCAACGGTCGGCGGAATCCCAAGTCGGGGCTGTTCTGGCGGGCGACACTCGGTCATGCGGATGCGCCCGGACGGCTGGAGATGAATACCTCGCCGATTTTCCGGGAATTGGTGCTGTTCACGCCGCCGCATCGCAAAGCAGTCGCCATTGAACCGTACACCTGCACGACCGACGCCGCGAATCTGGCCGCAGCGGGCAAGGATGTCGGCTGGCAATTGTTGCCACCGGGCGGGAGTAATCTCAATGTCGTGGAATTGATATGGGAGCCGAACGCCGCCCCGATGGTGCCAACAGCGGCGTCATGA
- a CDS encoding tetratricopeptide repeat protein — protein sequence MALVDTYKLCPCGSGRKYKWCCQPLEPMIEKAQEQIRNGQVEAALGTLQQLTKDHPENPQSFGQLASLLMQLQRGDEAEASLDQAFAVQPNYPYGLMLRGLMRNAEGETIGALILFRKAIEAYHEEAHEPLTELHLLVMEAESRLNKPLAACYAARRIRAHQPALDPRLAQELEMVAGRARFPDVARAEYPYRFPATLDAAWTAAKQTTANPDHTGAILAGFTKLSQEKPDDSDVWYNLGLVQAYRGDTNPAIDSLTKAAEKSADESLQLTCYTLIQILRFAAGQEANADHQQHYRFMNMSGDPNLLVQVLQKLASEGRLLVTSVSQETGEIAGLMMRDDGVPQLSFSTRLRRMAAHLFLSGPILQLSSPNEEEVEKIVKELQISLGMIGSQVEKRTGPISFHDLTIEALRFAPPGTSQLDSLTVRSKMLEGYQEYFEQTWANQPLKSLGNLSPMTASSNPANRPKLLAMIQLLEDSTLMALSPKIDVTDPKNRPYDFSKLKALLHLDSGSGAATGGAAGSADGAAIGRDFTTLSEAEFAALQADALADADLEAATRAAIQKAPREVADSLAKALIARPVSADRPDRYPIYQHLIQSAQNAGDTAAILPLLDQAEASDREHNSEKRQFDLAVRRAQAQSRLGDVDGAYATLSRMVAANPPEGKFYGTAAEVMIGKKQGARALEFIEKGLAAVRKKGDRDSENYLLELQDAAKRIG from the coding sequence ATGGCACTCGTTGATACCTATAAGCTCTGTCCGTGTGGTAGCGGACGCAAATATAAATGGTGCTGCCAGCCGCTCGAGCCGATGATCGAGAAAGCCCAGGAGCAGATTCGCAACGGGCAGGTCGAGGCTGCGTTGGGCACCTTGCAGCAACTCACGAAAGACCATCCCGAGAATCCGCAGTCGTTCGGACAACTGGCGTCGCTGTTGATGCAGTTGCAGCGTGGGGACGAGGCGGAAGCATCCCTGGATCAGGCGTTTGCGGTTCAACCGAACTACCCATACGGCTTGATGTTGCGCGGATTGATGCGGAACGCCGAAGGCGAAACCATTGGGGCGCTGATTCTATTCCGCAAGGCGATCGAAGCCTATCACGAAGAGGCCCATGAGCCGCTGACGGAACTGCATCTGCTGGTGATGGAAGCGGAGAGCCGCCTGAATAAACCGTTGGCCGCTTGCTATGCCGCGCGACGGATTCGGGCGCATCAGCCAGCGTTGGATCCGCGATTGGCGCAAGAGTTGGAGATGGTCGCGGGGCGGGCACGCTTCCCGGATGTTGCCCGCGCAGAATATCCCTACCGCTTCCCGGCGACGCTGGATGCTGCGTGGACGGCTGCCAAGCAAACGACGGCGAATCCCGATCACACTGGTGCGATTCTCGCGGGCTTCACCAAACTTTCTCAAGAAAAACCCGATGATTCCGACGTCTGGTACAACCTCGGATTGGTGCAAGCCTACCGTGGGGATACCAACCCGGCGATTGACTCGCTGACGAAGGCTGCCGAAAAATCTGCGGATGAATCGCTGCAACTGACTTGCTACACGCTGATCCAAATTTTGCGCTTTGCCGCCGGGCAGGAAGCCAACGCCGATCATCAGCAGCATTACCGCTTTATGAATATGAGCGGTGATCCAAATTTGCTGGTGCAGGTGCTGCAAAAGTTGGCCAGCGAAGGCCGGTTGCTGGTCACGTCTGTCAGCCAAGAAACGGGCGAAATCGCCGGGCTGATGATGCGCGATGATGGCGTGCCGCAATTGTCGTTCTCCACGCGGCTGCGTCGGATGGCGGCGCATCTGTTCCTCAGCGGGCCGATTTTGCAACTCAGCAGCCCGAATGAGGAAGAAGTCGAGAAGATTGTCAAAGAATTGCAAATCAGCCTGGGAATGATCGGCTCGCAGGTCGAAAAGCGAACCGGCCCGATTTCGTTCCACGATCTCACCATCGAGGCGCTGCGGTTTGCCCCACCGGGAACCAGTCAGTTGGATAGTCTCACGGTGCGGTCCAAGATGCTCGAAGGTTACCAGGAATATTTCGAGCAAACCTGGGCGAATCAGCCGTTGAAATCGCTCGGAAATCTCAGTCCGATGACGGCGTCGAGCAATCCGGCGAATCGGCCCAAACTCCTGGCCATGATTCAACTTCTGGAAGATTCGACCTTGATGGCGTTGTCGCCGAAAATCGATGTGACCGATCCGAAGAATCGGCCCTATGATTTCTCCAAACTGAAGGCATTGCTGCACTTAGATTCGGGCAGTGGTGCGGCAACGGGTGGCGCTGCCGGGAGTGCGGACGGAGCGGCGATCGGGCGAGACTTCACGACGCTTTCCGAAGCGGAGTTCGCCGCGTTGCAAGCCGATGCGCTCGCGGATGCAGACCTGGAAGCGGCGACTCGTGCCGCCATTCAGAAGGCACCGCGTGAGGTGGCCGATTCGCTCGCCAAGGCGTTGATTGCCCGGCCCGTGTCGGCGGATCGGCCCGATCGCTATCCGATCTATCAGCACCTGATTCAATCGGCGCAGAATGCCGGCGACACGGCCGCGATTCTGCCGCTGTTGGATCAGGCCGAGGCTTCGGATCGGGAACACAACAGCGAGAAGCGGCAGTTCGACCTGGCCGTTCGACGAGCGCAAGCCCAATCCCGCTTGGGAGATGTGGACGGTGCCTATGCGACGCTTAGCCGCATGGTGGCCGCCAATCCACCGGAAGGGAAATTCTACGGGACCGCCGCCGAGGTGATGATCGGCAAGAAACAAGGCGCTCGCGCCTTGGAATTCATCGAGAAGGGGCTGGCCGCCGTTCGCAAGAAGGGCGACCGCGATTCGGAAAACTATCTGCTGGAATTGCAAGACGCCGCCAAGCGCATTGGCTGA
- a CDS encoding serine/threonine protein kinase, translating into MWDIRRSNLIDRGQLDQVIGEFLKRNPRAEPAQLAEYLVSQEILTAFQSTRILEGKTQGLVLGPYVLIDAIGAGSMGQVYKAINKTDNQLYAIKVLPRRNMWNVRLARRQVRAFSQFTHPAVVPFVDVGTSGGLHYLVWPLVSGETLEAMVQRLGRLTPDQTAQIGSQIAQGLAVCHQNGLFHGLLKPSNIMIGTDGQSRILDFGIGSLLAENEGESLVDTMSASNTLTSGLDCASPESIMEPTNRTPAGDQYSLGCTLYYCVTGRFPFPEGSAVEKMMSHQSRTPDPVAELAPGLPAAMVTIIERLMQKSPEHRYSGADEIVDSLQPLVGAAAATAGRRSGTIQRPQPGSAVMSPPPRPNPPAAPATPTGSSYPTRPASNTPTSYPPPIAPTRPAAPTPLPGTYPPQAPAYAPPQAQPPFAQQPPAYAPQQPPGYAPPMPPGYPQQPPGYPQQPPFANNPAAPPFAAPPGYAQQPAPGFPTAPPPQGNPEVPGWAGPGGWVDEEKQSRVNFGGVGFAILAVILVGAAFVVGLMVFKPAQ; encoded by the coding sequence GTGTGGGATATTCGCCGCAGTAATTTGATCGATCGAGGCCAACTCGATCAGGTCATTGGTGAATTTCTCAAGCGCAATCCACGGGCGGAACCGGCCCAACTGGCAGAGTATCTGGTCAGTCAAGAAATCCTGACCGCGTTCCAATCCACTCGGATTCTGGAAGGCAAAACCCAAGGGCTGGTGCTTGGGCCATATGTTCTCATCGACGCCATTGGTGCCGGCTCGATGGGGCAAGTCTACAAAGCGATCAACAAAACCGACAACCAACTGTACGCCATTAAGGTGTTGCCCCGCCGGAATATGTGGAACGTCCGCCTGGCACGTCGCCAAGTTCGTGCGTTCAGTCAGTTCACCCATCCGGCCGTCGTTCCGTTCGTCGATGTCGGCACCTCGGGCGGGTTGCACTATCTGGTGTGGCCGCTGGTCTCCGGCGAAACGCTCGAAGCCATGGTGCAGCGACTCGGGCGGCTCACCCCCGATCAGACGGCCCAAATCGGCTCGCAAATCGCCCAGGGCTTGGCGGTCTGCCACCAAAACGGCCTGTTTCACGGCTTGCTCAAACCCTCCAACATTATGATTGGCACCGATGGCCAATCGCGGATTCTCGATTTCGGCATCGGTTCGCTGCTGGCCGAAAACGAAGGCGAATCCCTCGTGGATACCATGTCCGCTTCTAACACGCTCACCAGCGGTTTGGATTGTGCCAGCCCCGAATCGATCATGGAGCCCACCAACCGGACACCGGCGGGCGACCAATACAGTCTCGGTTGCACACTGTATTACTGTGTCACCGGTCGATTCCCCTTCCCGGAAGGGTCCGCCGTCGAAAAGATGATGTCGCACCAATCCCGCACGCCCGATCCCGTGGCCGAATTGGCCCCCGGATTACCCGCGGCAATGGTCACCATCATCGAACGATTGATGCAGAAATCCCCGGAACATCGTTATTCGGGTGCGGATGAAATCGTCGATTCGCTGCAACCGCTCGTGGGAGCCGCCGCCGCCACCGCTGGTCGTCGCAGTGGTACCATTCAGCGACCGCAACCCGGTTCCGCAGTGATGAGTCCGCCCCCGCGACCGAATCCGCCGGCGGCTCCGGCCACGCCAACCGGCTCGAGCTACCCGACCCGACCGGCTTCCAACACGCCAACGAGTTATCCGCCACCAATCGCGCCGACTCGTCCGGCGGCACCGACGCCGCTGCCCGGCACCTATCCGCCGCAAGCGCCAGCCTATGCTCCGCCGCAAGCGCAACCGCCGTTTGCGCAACAACCTCCGGCATATGCGCCGCAGCAACCGCCGGGTTACGCCCCACCGATGCCTCCTGGGTATCCCCAACAGCCGCCCGGCTATCCGCAACAACCGCCGTTTGCGAATAACCCTGCGGCACCGCCATTCGCGGCACCTCCGGGATACGCTCAGCAGCCGGCACCAGGATTCCCAACCGCACCACCACCACAAGGAAACCCCGAAGTTCCCGGATGGGCCGGTCCCGGCGGATGGGTCGATGAAGAAAAGCAATCCCGTGTGAATTTCGGCGGCGTCGGCTTTGCCATCCTCGCCGTGATCCTCGTCGGCGCGGCATTCGTTGTCGGCCTCATGGTCTTCAAGCCCGCCCAATAA
- the dxr gene encoding 1-deoxy-D-xylulose-5-phosphate reductoisomerase, producing MSGLISPTADALRPRPVVVLGSTGSIGRSTLDVLAHLPDRFPLLGIAARSSVELFLEQVQTFKPRYAVLTDRAAFERALTADLPPQTQLLFGEEGIAKMVTDADTSMVVSAIVGAAGLFGTCQALEVGKTVALANKETLVVGGERIMELADARGTTLLPVDSEHSAIFQAIGNHPMESVERVVLTGSGGPFRGRSAEQLANVTIEQALNHPTWKMGPKITVDSATLMNKALEVIEARWLFRLPSEKIAVILHPESIVHSFVEFIDGSVLAQLSPPDMRLPIQYALTWPDRVPGPTRRLNWETLANLRFEQPDRKTFPALDLGFEVAQRGGTCGAVLNGANEVAVEQFLEGLLPFDQIAQVVRDVLHSHHFMARPSLDELWAAERWARQEVVRWNRHRIRP from the coding sequence TTGTCTGGTCTGATCTCCCCTACTGCTGATGCCCTGCGCCCCCGCCCGGTGGTTGTGCTTGGCTCCACTGGCTCCATTGGGCGAAGCACTTTGGATGTGCTGGCCCACCTTCCCGATCGATTTCCGCTCCTTGGAATCGCCGCACGTTCGAGTGTCGAATTATTCCTGGAGCAGGTTCAAACCTTTAAGCCACGCTACGCCGTCCTTACCGATCGTGCGGCCTTCGAGCGAGCGTTGACTGCCGACCTCCCCCCGCAAACGCAACTCCTCTTCGGCGAAGAGGGGATTGCGAAGATGGTCACGGATGCGGATACGTCGATGGTGGTTTCCGCCATTGTCGGGGCCGCGGGACTCTTCGGCACCTGTCAGGCACTGGAAGTGGGCAAGACCGTCGCACTGGCCAACAAAGAGACGTTAGTCGTTGGTGGCGAACGGATTATGGAATTGGCCGACGCTCGCGGCACCACGTTGCTGCCCGTCGATAGCGAACATTCGGCCATCTTCCAAGCCATCGGCAATCACCCGATGGAATCGGTGGAACGGGTGGTGTTGACGGGGAGTGGTGGCCCGTTTCGCGGACGGTCTGCTGAACAGTTGGCGAATGTCACGATTGAGCAGGCGTTGAATCATCCGACGTGGAAGATGGGTCCGAAAATCACGGTTGATTCCGCGACGCTCATGAACAAGGCGTTGGAAGTTATCGAAGCTCGCTGGTTATTTCGATTGCCGAGCGAAAAGATTGCCGTGATTCTGCACCCCGAATCGATTGTGCATTCGTTTGTTGAATTTATCGATGGTTCGGTGCTGGCCCAACTCTCGCCGCCGGATATGCGGCTGCCGATTCAGTACGCGCTCACCTGGCCGGACCGGGTGCCGGGTCCGACTCGCCGATTGAATTGGGAAACGCTGGCGAATCTGCGGTTCGAACAACCCGACCGCAAGACGTTTCCTGCATTGGACTTAGGATTTGAAGTCGCCCAACGCGGCGGAACCTGTGGAGCAGTGCTCAACGGGGCCAATGAAGTCGCGGTTGAACAATTCCTTGAAGGTTTGTTGCCCTTTGATCAGATTGCTCAAGTCGTTCGGGATGTGCTCCATTCCCATCATTTCATGGCTCGTCCGAGCTTGGATGAATTGTGGGCAGCCGAGCGTTGGGCCCGACAGGAGGTAGTGCGTTGGAATCGCCACAGGATTCGCCCGTGA
- the rseP gene encoding RIP metalloprotease RseP — protein MESPQDSPVNKPGSPAGSNPPAAVPEPTSLSGWFAANGTSLVFTVIALVLIIVYLNVLDVIKVAIGLGLVVFIHELGHFAAAKWCDVHVKTFSIGFGPAIPGCRFQYGETTYMVALIPLGGYVQMVGQEDGKTESEEADDDTDDDPRSYRNKTVGQRMLIISAGVIMNIVLACICFLIVYPHGVKERPAVIGRVDTSSAAWESGIHTGVTIRKINGHERPWFADVQSTVMATWAGEQVRLEIDSRDNPNPREILVEPKVGPDALYPMLGITPSSSTQLEKSARPGFKPYRPGSPAAKMESPFLPGDRVIGMTDPTDPSKVTPLPTSETNDRIEMRPDYAEMLRRMVLLRDRPIQFEVVTASSSGDAAKGETRRVTVAPAATLSLGMRMQMGEITGLVADSPAVKAGVQARKADAATQTTTAGDRIVEVAVTDADGSVLRYAATPSVPPQPGKEFPLDPIRLPDQLERWAERQTQNREVKLTVLRQVGHKDERVTLTATWDDARKYDRTMVSMSNSPVPLYGLGLGYQVKAIVDAVEPGSPAEKAGVQKSDVIVGIQPQTLDEAGNAKPTRWTDVKESEWGYVFAQLQLLEVPTMQIRVSRGDQTPIELTITGEYDSTWNQVDRGMYFRDDVQIQQAHTFGEALSMGVARTLRSIRMIYTNLSAMIFGRVSTRTMSGPITIATVSYSIAGEDIWQFVLFIGLISVNLAVINFLPIPVLDGGHMVFLLYEKIRGKPAPESLQNIAVWIGLAMILSLMAFVMFLDIRRLL, from the coding sequence TTGGAATCGCCACAGGATTCGCCCGTGAATAAGCCCGGCAGCCCCGCCGGTTCCAACCCGCCCGCCGCCGTCCCCGAGCCGACAAGTCTCTCGGGGTGGTTCGCCGCCAATGGCACATCGCTGGTCTTCACCGTGATTGCCCTGGTGCTGATTATCGTCTATCTGAATGTCCTTGATGTCATCAAAGTGGCGATCGGTTTGGGGCTGGTCGTGTTCATTCACGAACTGGGCCACTTCGCCGCCGCCAAGTGGTGCGATGTCCACGTCAAAACCTTCTCCATTGGCTTCGGTCCGGCGATTCCCGGATGCCGATTCCAATATGGCGAAACGACTTACATGGTCGCACTGATCCCGCTGGGCGGATACGTTCAGATGGTCGGCCAAGAAGACGGCAAAACCGAATCCGAAGAAGCCGACGATGATACGGACGATGATCCCCGTTCGTATCGCAACAAGACCGTCGGCCAGCGCATGCTGATTATTTCGGCCGGCGTGATCATGAATATCGTGCTGGCGTGCATCTGTTTTCTCATTGTCTATCCGCACGGCGTGAAGGAACGCCCCGCCGTCATCGGCCGCGTCGATACCAGCAGCGCGGCATGGGAATCGGGCATTCACACGGGCGTCACCATTCGCAAAATCAACGGCCACGAACGCCCGTGGTTTGCCGATGTTCAATCGACCGTCATGGCGACTTGGGCCGGCGAACAGGTGCGATTGGAAATTGATTCGCGTGACAATCCGAATCCCCGCGAAATTCTCGTCGAGCCGAAAGTCGGGCCGGATGCGCTGTATCCCATGTTGGGGATCACGCCATCGTCCTCCACGCAACTGGAAAAATCGGCCCGCCCCGGATTCAAGCCGTATCGCCCGGGCAGCCCCGCCGCGAAGATGGAAAGTCCGTTCCTGCCAGGAGATCGGGTGATCGGCATGACCGACCCGACCGATCCCAGCAAGGTGACGCCGCTGCCCACTTCTGAGACCAATGATCGCATCGAAATGCGGCCCGACTATGCGGAAATGTTGCGGCGCATGGTGTTGCTGCGCGATCGGCCGATCCAGTTTGAAGTGGTGACCGCCTCCTCGAGCGGAGATGCCGCCAAGGGCGAAACCCGCCGCGTGACCGTGGCCCCCGCTGCGACGCTGAGCCTCGGCATGCGGATGCAAATGGGGGAAATCACCGGGTTGGTTGCCGACAGCCCAGCGGTGAAGGCCGGGGTGCAGGCTCGCAAAGCCGACGCCGCGACCCAGACAACCACCGCAGGCGATCGCATCGTGGAAGTTGCCGTGACCGATGCCGATGGTTCCGTCCTGCGATACGCCGCCACGCCGAGCGTTCCCCCGCAGCCGGGCAAGGAATTCCCGCTTGATCCGATCCGGCTCCCCGACCAACTCGAACGCTGGGCCGAGCGCCAGACTCAGAACCGCGAAGTCAAGCTGACGGTCCTGCGTCAAGTCGGCCACAAAGACGAACGAGTCACGCTGACCGCGACCTGGGATGATGCGCGCAAGTACGACCGCACGATGGTCTCCATGAGCAATTCGCCCGTTCCGCTCTACGGATTGGGACTGGGCTATCAAGTCAAGGCGATTGTCGATGCCGTCGAGCCCGGCTCACCCGCCGAGAAAGCGGGCGTTCAAAAGAGCGACGTGATTGTTGGCATTCAGCCGCAAACGCTTGACGAAGCGGGCAATGCCAAGCCCACCCGTTGGACGGATGTCAAAGAATCCGAATGGGGCTACGTCTTTGCACAACTTCAGTTGCTGGAAGTGCCGACGATGCAAATTCGGGTGTCTCGAGGCGATCAAACTCCGATCGAACTGACCATCACTGGAGAGTACGATTCCACTTGGAACCAAGTCGATCGTGGGATGTACTTCCGGGACGATGTGCAGATTCAACAGGCCCACACCTTCGGCGAAGCCCTGTCGATGGGTGTTGCTCGTACGCTGCGGTCGATCCGAATGATCTACACCAATCTCTCGGCGATGATCTTCGGACGCGTCTCAACCCGCACGATGTCCGGCCCAATCACCATTGCCACGGTCTCCTACAGCATCGCTGGCGAGGATATTTGGCAATTTGTGCTGTTCATTGGTCTGATTAGCGTGAATCTGGCGGTCATCAACTTCCTGCCCATCCCGGTCTTGGATGGTGGGCATATGGTCTTTCTGCTGTACGAAAAGATTCGTGGCAAACCCGCGCCGGAATCCCTGCAGAATATCGCGGTCTGGATTGGCCTGGCGATGATTCTCTCGCTGATGGCATTTGTCATGTTCCTCGACATTCGCCGACTGCTGTAA
- a CDS encoding suppressor of fused domain protein: MREQSEELRGQYFSICAKRDYATLREMLQNHPELTRDERWLQSATRNPPIEILKILHEFGLDLNFAPYHPDRRLLDEAASAKNWAVVRWLVENGAAVNYAHQGEPRCRALFFAIMEPNMEMVRLLVEAGARLDVCGSMNITPLSWAISHGHQEVVDYLLAKGAILSEQAANYRHPPIRSPMLDYLESQIGQTKPLIDLPVLANMPDTLRLFLVDTEDAFFVVTDGMSNRPMQPPEGVDGYQRAELAFRCGDYFPRHPADWNIPEVAWVLEWMIKLAEFPFTQGIWFGKPYGVISNEEPPQPLSEFTAATCWALFGEKDPFSEGFVIDNQQVVIYTLYPIHTDERDFVISDGLRPLLERFNMHGMSANVDPTRRSVISDPPPLIADNDERERDGM, translated from the coding sequence ATGAGAGAACAGTCCGAGGAATTGCGTGGACAATATTTTTCAATTTGTGCCAAAAGAGATTATGCGACACTCCGAGAGATGCTTCAAAATCATCCAGAGTTAACCCGAGATGAACGTTGGCTTCAAAGTGCTACGAGAAATCCTCCGATCGAGATTCTCAAAATTCTCCATGAGTTCGGTCTTGACCTGAATTTCGCACCCTATCACCCCGACCGTCGATTGCTTGATGAGGCTGCATCAGCCAAAAACTGGGCTGTTGTCCGGTGGTTGGTCGAGAATGGTGCGGCAGTGAATTATGCGCATCAGGGAGAGCCGCGGTGTCGGGCGTTGTTTTTTGCGATCATGGAGCCGAACATGGAGATGGTTCGGTTGTTAGTCGAGGCGGGGGCGCGATTGGATGTGTGTGGATCAATGAATATCACACCCTTAAGTTGGGCGATCTCTCATGGGCATCAGGAGGTCGTTGATTATTTGCTCGCAAAAGGGGCCATCCTCTCTGAGCAGGCCGCCAATTATCGGCATCCTCCCATCCGTTCGCCGATGTTGGATTATCTCGAATCACAGATCGGGCAAACAAAACCGTTAATCGATTTACCTGTCTTGGCCAACATGCCAGATACACTCCGACTCTTTCTGGTGGATACCGAAGATGCGTTCTTTGTTGTGACCGATGGCATGTCGAACCGGCCGATGCAACCGCCCGAGGGGGTTGATGGCTATCAACGAGCGGAATTGGCATTTCGGTGTGGAGATTATTTTCCCCGACATCCTGCGGATTGGAACATCCCGGAGGTGGCATGGGTGTTGGAATGGATGATCAAACTGGCCGAGTTTCCATTTACGCAAGGGATTTGGTTTGGAAAACCATATGGAGTGATCAGCAACGAAGAACCACCTCAACCATTATCAGAATTCACTGCCGCAACCTGTTGGGCATTGTTCGGAGAAAAAGATCCATTCTCAGAAGGATTTGTGATCGATAACCAACAAGTCGTCATCTACACATTATATCCGATCCATACGGATGAACGCGATTTTGTGATATCCGATGGATTACGCCCATTGTTAGAACGATTCAACATGCATGGAATGAGTGCGAATGTTGACCCGACTCGCCGAAGTGTCATCAGCGATCCACCACCGTTGATCGCCGACAATGATGAACGCGAACGTGATGGCATGTGA
- a CDS encoding suppressor of fused domain protein: MSDSVIQMMGRFMAISDRSDCNQLRKMLQETPHILKDEMWLSSSLSRVVSDLNSLEILKTLHEFGLDLNFAPYHLDRRLLDEAASAKNWAVVRWLVENGAEVNYAHQGEPRCRALFFAIMEPNMEMVRLLVEAGARLDVCGSMNITPLSWAISHGHQEVVDYLLAKGAILSEQAANYRHPPTRSPMLDYLESQIGQTKPLIDLPVLANMPDTLRLFLVDTEDAFFVVTDGMSNRPIQPPEGVDGYQRAELAFRCGDFFPRHPADWNIPEVAWVLEWMIKLAEFPFTQGIWFGKPYGVISNEEPPQPLSEFTAATCWALFGEKDPFSEGFVIDNQQVVIYTLYPIHTDERDFVISDGLRPLLERFNTHGMSANVDPTRPSVISDPPPLIAENDERERDGM; the protein is encoded by the coding sequence ATGTCGGATTCTGTGATACAGATGATGGGTCGTTTCATGGCGATAAGTGATCGATCCGACTGCAACCAACTGAGAAAAATGCTTCAAGAAACCCCGCACATTCTAAAGGATGAAATGTGGCTAAGCAGTTCACTATCTCGTGTTGTTTCGGATTTGAATTCATTAGAAATTCTCAAAACTCTCCATGAGTTCGGTCTTGACCTGAATTTCGCACCCTATCACCTCGACCGTCGATTGCTTGATGAGGCTGCATCAGCCAAAAACTGGGCTGTTGTCCGGTGGTTGGTCGAGAATGGTGCGGAGGTGAATTATGCGCATCAGGGAGAGCCGCGGTGTCGGGCGTTGTTTTTTGCGATCATGGAGCCGAACATGGAGATGGTTCGGTTGTTAGTCGAGGCGGGGGCGCGATTGGATGTGTGTGGATCAATGAATATCACACCCTTAAGTTGGGCGATCTCTCATGGGCATCAGGAGGTCGTTGATTATTTGCTCGCAAAAGGGGCCATCCTTTCTGAGCAGGCCGCCAATTATCGGCATCCTCCCACCCGTTCGCCGATGTTGGATTATCTCGAATCACAGATCGGGCAAACAAAACCGTTAATCGATTTACCTGTCTTGGCCAACATGCCAGATACACTCCGACTCTTTCTGGTGGATACCGAAGATGCGTTCTTTGTTGTGACCGATGGTATGTCGAACCGGCCGATACAACCGCCCGAGGGGGTTGATGGCTATCAACGAGCGGAATTGGCATTTCGGTGTGGAGATTTTTTTCCCCGACATCCTGCCGATTGGAACATCCCGGAGGTGGCATGGGTGTTGGAATGGATGATCAAACTGGCCGAATTTCCATTTACGCAAGGGATTTGGTTTGGAAAACCATATGGAGTGATCAGCAACGAAGAACCACCTCAACCATTATCAGAATTCACTGCCGCAACCTGTTGGGCATTGTTCGGGGAAAAAGATCCATTCTCAGAAGGATTTGTGATCGATAACCAACAAGTCGTCATCTACACATTATATCCGATCCATACGGATGAACGCGATTTTGTGATATCCGATGGATTACGCCCATTGTTAGAACGATTCAACACGCATGGAATGAGTGCGAATGTTGACCCGACTCGCCCAAGTGTCATCAGCGATCCACCACCGTTGATCGCCGAGAATGATGAACGCGAACGTGATGGCATGTGA